The Salegentibacter sp. Hel_I_6 region TAACCTATAATTACTTTCTTCGCTTTTAAGCGATTTACCAAAATATCGCGCACAAATTCTTGCGCGGTAAGTCTTGAAAACTGCTGAGTAAAAGGATGAATCACCAAATGATCTATACCGGTTTTCTCCAGAATTTCAGTGCGTTCCTCAATGGTATTTATAAGTTTTAAGCCACTTTCCTTTTGCAGAACCATTCTTGGATGCGGAAAAAAGGTAAAGATTACCGACTCAAGATTCTCAATTTTTGCGGCATCTACGAGACGTTTTATAATTTGTTGGTGCCCCGCGTGTACACCATCAAAAGTACCAATGGTAACTACGGTTTGTTTTTCACCTTTAAAAGCATTTGCACCTTTATGTATTTTCAAACTCAACTTATTTTCCGTTAAATGAATTCATAGTGTTTGAAACGCCTGCCGTTCCAAAAGATTTTACTAATTCGGCTGATTTTTCCAGGCGCTCTCCCATTTGCTTTTTTTCCTCTTCTCCCCATTCTCCAAGTACATAATCTACTTGCTGGCCTTTAGAAAACTCATCGCTAATGCCAAATCTAAACCTATTATATTTAGTTGTATTTAGGGTGTTTTGAATGTCTTTTAAACCATTATGCCCCCCGTCACTGCCTTTGGTTTTAAGGCGAATAGTACCAAATGCTAAATTTAGATCATCAGTAATAACCAGTAAATTCTGTAATTCTATTTTTTCTTTTTGAAGCCAGTAGTTAATTGCTTTCCCGCTAAGATTCATGTAGGTTGAAGGCTTCAGCATAATAAAAGTGCGGCCTTTAAACTTAAATTTAGCAACATCGCCCAATTTTTCTGAAGAAAAACTTACTTCTTCCTTTTCGGCTAAATAGTCAAGGATTTTGAAACCTATATTATGGCGGGTATTTTCATATTTAGGACCGGGATTTCCCAATCCTGCAATCAAAAATTTCTTCATAGGATCTTGTTCTTCTTCCTGAGTCTTTTTGTTACTGAGAATTTTTCCGAAGAAAGACAGCATAGTTTTGTTTTGGTAAAGATAAAATTATTAGAATATCTAACTAAAAGATTTTACTCGATAATCGAGACTAAATACTCCAGGGCTCGTCTTGAAAATAAAATGCTGTTTCGCATACAAGAGGCGGGAGCTGGCTTTAAGGTAGTTTACCACTGATAAATTTGAAACCTGAAAATAAAAAAAGCACCCCAAACGGGATGCTTTTAGATTTTTGCTAAAAAGAGAATAGATTAATTATCTTCTCCTTCTTTAACTGCAGCAACATCATCTGTTTCAGTAGATGGTACTTCGTCTGCTGGTACTTCATCTTCATCATCATCGTCCTCAAGGGCAACAATGTTACGTGAAGTTCTAACCTGGCAAATTACTGTGTTATCTGGATGCTGAATCTCGTAAGACTCGTCTGCAACTGCAGTAACATAAAGTTTTTGACCAATTTTAAGTTTACTTACATCTGCAGTAATATAATCTGGCAATTCGTTAGCCAAACCTCTTACTTTTAAACGACGTAAGTTGTAACGTAGCACACCACCATTTTTAACACCTCTCGCAACACCTTCGGTATGGATAGGAATTTCCATAGTGATTGGTTTATCATCACTAATCTGGTAGAAATCTACGTGCAAAATAGCATCGGTAACCGGGTGGAACTGGATGTCCTGAAGAATAGCGTTAAACTTCTCGCCATCTCCAAACTTAATTTCCACTGTATGCACATCTGGGGTGTACACAAGGTCGTTAAACGAAATTTCTTCTGTTGCAAAGTGCAACGGCTTGGCATCTCCCCCGTATAATACGCAAGGAACCTGTCCAGCATTACGCAGGGCCTTCGTGGCTTTCTTTCCTACGCTTTCTCTTTTAGATCCGTTGATCGTAATTGATTTCATTGTTGAAAAATTTTAGGCTGCAAAAGTAGCGCTTTTTTCCATTCTATAAAACCCTGACTTAAAATTCTTTAAAAAGAAGATTCCTGATTGAAAATATCTATTAAAAAACTGAAAGTAAGTTGCTTTACATAATGAATTTAGAACTGATAGATTTATTTTTATGCACTCTACTCATAACATCGGCAAAAAGATCTGCACAACTTACTACTTTAATTTTATCGCTTTGTTGTCTTAGCGGAATAGAATCTGTAACAATTAATTCCTGAAGTTTTGATTTCTCAATGCGCTCGTAAGCCTCTCCTGAAAGTACCGGGTGGGTACAAATAGCACGTACGCTTATAGCGCCACGCTCCATCATTAAATTGGCTGCTTTGGTTAGTGTACCTGCAGTATCTACCATATCATCAACCAAAACCACATTTTTACCTTCTACGTTACCAATAAGCTCCATATGCGATATCACATTAGCTTTAGCACGCTGCTTATAACAAATTACCACATCGCTTTCTAAAGCTTTAGAGTATGCATAAGCTCTTTTAGAACCTCCCATATCAGGCGAAGCAACGGTTAAATTATCTAATCCCAATTCTCTTAAATACGGCAGAAAAACGGTAGAGGCATAAAGATGGTCTACGGGTTTCTCGAAAAACCCCTGAATTTGATCGGCGTGCAAATCCATAGTAATAATTCGGGTGGCACCGGCAGTTTCCAAAATACTTGCTATCATTTTTGCAGCGATTGGAACCCTAGGTTTGTCTTTTCTATCCTGGCGTGCCCATCCAAAGTAAGGTAACACGGCGGTAATATGCCTTGCAGAAGCTCTTTTAGCAGCATCAAGCATTAAAAGCATCTCCATTAAATGGTCTGATCCCGGGTGGGTAGAACCAATTATAAAAACGCGAGAACCTCTAACCGACTCTTCAAAAGAAGGTTGAAATTCACCATCGCTGTAAGTTGAAGTTATTACATTTCCTAATTTAGTACCGTAAGCAGCCGCTATTTTTTCAGCTAATTCTCTACTTTGAGTACAGGAAAAAATTTTGGCCTCGGGAATTACGTTGGGCATGTTGTGTTGTTTTTGTGAATGTTGTTTGTTGGGTTACAAATTTAGAAATTAATTCCTTTCACACCGCACGAATAAGTTTAGAGTGAAATTTTAAAATTCTATAAAAAGCATTTGGGGGTGAGAAAAATTTTTTACTTTTGCCATCCACTTGCTCGAGTGGCGGAACTGGTAGACGCGCTGGATTCAAAATCCAGTAACTTCGGTTGTGCGGGTTCGATTCCCGCCTCGAGTACTTTTAAGCCTACAAATAACACCAAAACCCCGTAAACTGCACTGTTTACGGGGTTTTTTATTTTTTACGATATCAAATAATATCATTTGAATAGGTATTAAAAGTGTCCAATTAGGTGACCTTTTTGAATTTCAAAAATAGGTCACCGAATGACCTTTAACATATTGATATAATGGTTTTTACAGCTATATTGTTTGGATTTTTTTCTTTAGATTTATCATTCAAAATATATCATTATGCAGAACTTATTATCAATTCTCTTCTATATCAAGAGAAGTAAAACTGACAAACAAGGAAAAGTACCTATCTACATGAGAATAATTTATGATGGGAAAAGAGCTGAAGTTAGCACCATGAGAAAAGTAGAACTAAACAAATGGAATGCTAAAGCCAATTGTTTTAAAGGTCACTCGGGTGAAGCTAAATCAATAAACAGGCATCTGGATATTATGAAAAACCGGTTGTATAGTATATTTCAAAAACTTCAGAGTTCAGAAGAAAATATTACGGCAACTATATTAAAAGATTTTTTTATAGGTAACGACGATTCAAAAAAAGAAATTTTACAAATATTTGAAGATCATAATTTAAGAATGCAAAAGCTTGTTGATAAAGATTATTCCTATAGAACTCTTCAACGTTATAGGACTACAAAAAAGCATTTAACCAATTTTATTTCGTCTAATTATAAAGCTGATGATTTTCGGGTAAAAGATATTGACATAAAATTCATTAATAGTTTTATTTACTATCTAAAAACAGACCTCAACCTCTCCCATAACTCCGCTTTAAAATATTTAGCCTATTTGAAAAAAATTGTCCGGATTGCTGTTGCTAATGGTTGGCTGGAGAAGGATCCATTTTACAATTTAAAATTAAAGCGCCAGATGATAGATCGGGAGTTTTTGACAAAAGAGGAAATTATTAGAATAATGGAAAGAACCTTTACCATCCAAAGAATGGAGCAAGTAAGGGATGCATTTTTGTTCTCCTGCTATACCGGGTGTTCTTATTCCGATATTAAAAAGCTAACTAAACAGAATATTATTAAGGGAATTGATGGCAGCCAATGGTTAAAGTTTAAAAGAACAAAAACCAAATCCCTAAGCAGTGTTCCTCTTTTGACAGTACCGGAAGAGCTAATTAAGAAATATGAAGACTTTGAAAATCCCAAAGATACCTTGTTACCGGTGCTATCAAATCAAAAAACAAATAGCTATTTAAAAGAAATTGCCGATGTATGCGAAATCGAAAAGAATCTCACTTTCCATGTTGCCAGACATACCTTTGCCACCACAGTAACCCTTTCAAACGGCGTTCCGATTGAAAGTGTAAGTAAGATGCTAGGTCATAGATCAATAAAAATCACTCAACATTACGCAAAAGTATTAGATGAAAAATTAAGCGAGGATATGAATAATTTGAGAAGCCGGATGGCAGCTAATGAGAACAAATAATAATAAAATAGCTCTGGCTTTTAAGTTTTACTTCTAGAGTTTGATCATTTTTCGATTTTATCATTTACAAAACCACCTGCAAAAGTTTTCATCAAAGGATTTAGAACTTGAAAGCTAGCGGATTACAGAGAGTTACTAACTTACACTTTCTCCTTCTTTCCTCCAATCTAAATGAACAATTTCCCCTTAAACAACTCAGTAAAACCTAATCAATTAGATACTGGCAAGAATTTATCACTTATTTCCTAAAAATCATCGCTATATTTATAAGCCTCAATTACCGCTTTCTCTCCTTTTTTTCCTGACTCTAAATTCCCGTGCTCCATTCCCATAATACCATTATATCCTTTAGAGTGAATAAATTTAAAGATATTTTTATAATTTATTTCACCTGTTGTAGGTTCATTTCTTCCTGGATTGTCACCTACCTGGAAATATGCAATTTCATCCCAGGCTGCCTCGATATTAGGAATTAAATTGCCTTCCTGAATTTGTTGGTGATAAATATCATAAAGAATTTTACAAGACGGACTATCTACAGCCTTACATATTTGATAAGCCTGGGGTGAACCTGATAAAAATAATCCTGGATGATCTCTGAAATTCAATGGTTCCAAAACCATGATTATTCCGTGGGGTTCCAGGATTTCTGATGCCATCTTTAAGGTTTCGATAACGTGGACGGTTTGGTATTGTAAATTTTGACGCTGGTCAACATAACCAGGAACAACGGTTATCCATTTGGCATTTACTCTCTTTGCTACTTCCACCGATTCTTTAATTTGTTTTAAAAACTCTTCTCTAAGAGTTTCATCTCCACTTGCAAGATTAGGTTCAGACCAATAAATATTATGAGCAACAAAAACACCCATAGTAATATTTCTATTGCCCATTGTTTTGGCAATTTTTTCCTGGAGCTCAATAGGCCTAGCCTTCATATCATTATCTTCAAAGGCCTTAAAACCTCTATCGGCCATAAAATTAAGCTGATCTATAGGATCTTCCCCTGCGTGTTCCTTAAACATCCCCAAATGTGGTGCATAAGATAGTTTAAACTTGTTCTTTGTGAAAGAAGAACCTTCCTCGAAAACAGCCCTGGAAACCGCAAGCGGTCCAAGCCCTGCAAGGCTTGTTGCAGCAATATTTTGTTTAATGAATTTTCTCCTGTCCATTCAAATAATATCTCTAATTAAAATTTAATTAAAAAGAAGCAAATGCTTCCTGAAAACTTAAAGGTACCTGATTCTGAAAGCTGTAGTACTGCATTGTTCGGATTTTAAGCAGACATTAGGATTTTAAAAGTATAAACTAACACCTGACACCTATTATTCTTTAAGCTATCAATATAGGAATTCTACTCTATTGCCATTGCTCTTCTTTTGTTAGTCCAGGCATAATAAAATATATAAGCATAACAGATCATCACTAAAATCAAGGCAATTTTAAAACTATAGGAATCAGTTAGTAATCCATAAGCCGGTGGTATTATCGCGCCACCAACTATCATGGTGCACAATACTCCTGAACCTTGGGCCTTATCATCTCCTAAGCCGTCTAAAGCAAGACTGAAAATTGTGGGGAACATTATAGAGTTAAAGAGGCCTACAGCAATAATGGTCCACATAGCTGCAAGACCAACCGAAAATGTAGATATAAGTATCATACTTATTGCTCCTATTGCAAATACACTTAAAACCTTAGCTGGGTTAAAAATAGTTGTTAAATAAGAACCAATAAACCTTCCTATCATTGCTCCCGTCCAATAAAAAGTAACAAAAACACCAACCACAGCCATATCACTTGATGCTGACACACCAGTACTCAAAATCCAGCCTGCAATAGTACGCATAAAGGATGTTTCTCGCACCGTTGCAGCAAGATCCAGGCTTAAAAAATAGTTTACCATGTAACTTCCCAGTGCCACTTCTGCCCCTACATAGGAAAACAGGCCTATGGCTCCCAGGATTAAATTTCTATTCTTTAGTACTCCCCGATAATCATTCGAAGCTTCCTTATCCCCTACCTTTGGAAGGTTTACGAAAAAGAAAACAATGGCTATTATTATTATAAACGCTGCAATCCCTAGGAAAGGTGTTTGCACGGCAGAGGCTTCAGAAACATAATAGCTTGTTTGCGCAGTAGTATCCAGGGCTTCAATCTCGGCAGTAGTTTTAACTTTATCCTGAAGAATGAATAAAGCTCCCAAAGCCGGTGCAATTGCCGTACCCAGGGAATTAAAAGCCTGTGATAGATTAAGTCGGCTCGAGGCTGTTTTTTCAGGACCTAAAATAGTAACATAAGGATTTGCCGCTACCTGCAATATGGTAATCCCGGCTGCGAGCGTGAAGTATCCAAACATAAAAATTCCGAAGATACGATAGGAAGCTGCAGGGTAAAAAAGTAAGCAGCCAGCAGCCATAGTAACCAAACCTAAAATAATTCCTTTTTTATATCCTATTTTTGATAAAATATATCCTGCAGGTATAGAAAGTAAAAAATAAGCACCAAAGAATGCAAATTGTACCATCCCTGCCTGGAAGTAAGAAAGTGTAAAAACTTCTCTTAATCTTGGTATAAGTGAATCTACCAGCACGGTAATAAAACCCCATAGAAAAAAGAGGATAGTAACAAATATAAAAGCTGTACGATAAGATTTCTTTTGATTCATGTTCTACTTATTTTCTCTATAAATTTCTTTATTTGGCTCGCTACTCATATAAAATTTTAATTCTCCTCCGTCCATAATATCTGTATGGTCTATAAAAGGCTCTTTTAGAACTTCTCCATTAAGTTCTACCTTTGAAACAAATACATTTTCTGCAGACTGGTTATTAGCAATAACTGTAAAAGTATTCCCATTATCCAGATTTATTGTTGCTTTATTAATAGCCGGACTGCCTAACGCGTATTGTGTAGAACCGGGTGCCACTGGATAAAAACCAAAACTACTGAAAATATACCAGGCGCTCATTTGTCCAAAATCATCATTTCCACCTAAACCATCTGCCCCGGTTTGGTATTGATCTTTGAGAATCATTCTTATTTTATCCTGAGATTTCCAAGGAGTATCGGTCCAATTGTATAAATAAGCAACATGGTGCGATGGCTCGTTTCCATGTACATAATTTCCTATAATTCCTTCACGCGAAATATCTTCCGTGTTTTCGAAATATTTATCGGGTAATTCCATTGAAAACAAAGAATCTAAATGTTGGGAGAATTGCTGCTTTCCGCCCATCATCTCAATCATTTCGGCGGGCTGATGTGGCACATAGAGACTATAATTCCAGGCATTCCCTTCAATAAATCCCTGCCCGTGAGTATCTAAAGCATCAAATTCCCTTTTAAATTCACCATTATCCAATTTTGGACGCATAAAACCAGATGCTGAATCATAAACATTTTTATAATTTTCAGATCTTTTGCTGAATTCTTCGAAAACTTCCCGGTTGCCTAATTTTTTAGCGGCTTGTGCGATGGCCCAATCATCATAAGCATATTCCAGGGTTTTAGACACCGAAGCACCATTTTTATCTTCAGGAACATATCCTTTTTCCATATAGTATTCCAGGCCATCGTAATACCCCGTTTTAGCAGTTTGTACCATCGCCTCTAAAGCGCGTTCTTCATAAAAACCAGTATTTCCTTTAACTATCGCATCAGAGATTACCGAAGCGCTGTGATAACTAATCATACACCAATTCTCATTGGCATAATGTGACCAAACCGGTAGCATTTTATGAACACTTTGATCATAATGTGCCAGCATTGCTTCTACCATATCGCTATTACGCTCGGGTTGTAAAATATTAAACAGTGGATGTAATGCCCGGTATGTATCCCAAAGTGAAAAACTGGTATAATTGACAAAATCTTCTGCCTGGTGAATATTCATATCAATCCCGCGGTATTTTCCATCCACATCCATATATTCGGTTGGGCCTAAAAATGAGTGATACATAGCGGTGTAGAAGTTGGTCATTTCAGCATCATTTTCAGCATCTACCACTACTTTATTTAATTCTTTATTCCACTTTTCGCGAGCATCATTTTTAACTCTATCAAAATCCCAATGTGGAATTTCAGCCTTCATATTATTAAGCGCTCCTTCTGAACTTACCGGGGAAATTGCCAGTTTAATTTGAAGTTTTTCTTCGGCCTCCATATCAAAATCAAAATACATCCTGATTTTTTCTCCTGCTATTTCCGGGAAATTCTCATCCTGGTCAAACTTCCTCCAGAAACCATTGTAAGGTTGTTTATCGTAGCGTGCCCGCCCGTAATTTTTTATTGGCTTATCAAAGCTCATTGCAAAGAACACTTTACGTGTTCTAGCCCAGCCATTGGTTTGTCTAAATCCTGTTATTAAAGTATCGTTTTCTACTCTTACAAAAGTCCATACATTTTTATCGTCGTAATTATAAATACCAGACATTAAATCCAGGATTACATGGGCTTCTTCTTTATCTGCAAAAGTATACCGGTGCATTCCTACACGAGTTGAAGCAGTCATTTCAGCTTCAATATTATAATCTTCTAATAAAACTTTATAATATCCTGCTTCGGCTGTTTCTTTTTCGTGGGAAAAACGGGAACGATAACCGCTATCGGGATTGGCTTCTGTTCCAGGATTCAATTTTAATTCTCCCGTGGTGGGCATTATTAAGAAATCACCCAAATCGGAATGGCCGGTCCCGCTAAAATGGGTATGACTAAAACCAACAATCGTAGAATCGTCATACTGGTAACCCGCGCAATATTTATAAACATCGGGGTTGTATTTACCATCTACCGCATAAGGAATGGTATCGGTATCCGGACTTAATTGAATGCTTCCAAAAGGTACCGTAGCGCCAGGATAAGTATGCCCCATTTTGGCTGTACCAATCATAGGATCTACAAATTGAGCGAGATCTTTTAGCTCTTCCTTAGAAGATGAATTATTCGCTTTAGTGGTTTTTTCTTCTTTCCCGCAGGAAAAAAACAACAGGAACATTAAAAATGTTCCTGTTGAAGTAATAAAATTATTGTTGAATTTCATTCTTTTTTAATTTATATAGATTGAAAGCCTCCCCTCACATATTATAATTCATTAGTCAAAGAATACGGGAAATCTGATTTTTTAGTCCCTCGATTCTTATTAGGGGTATCACCCATTTCTATATCGATTACCGCGCCTTTCATAAGTTCCTTATGACTTAAATAATTCTTTGTGTAATTTTTGCCGTTTAATTCCATTTTCTGAATATACTTGTTGGAATCACTATTTTGAGAAGCATTAATAATAAGCTCGTTTCCATTTTCAAGTTCTACAGTTACTTTTTTGAAAAGCGGAGCACCCATCACGTATTCATCTGTAGCCGGGGCGACAGGATAGAAGCCCATTGCAGAAAATACATACCAGGCTGAAGTTTGTCCATTATCCTCATCGCCACAATATCCATCTGGGGTAGGTTGGTACATTCTATCCATTGTTTCTCTTACCCAGTATTGAGCTTTCCACGGTTCACCTGCGTAATTATAAAGGTAAATCATATGCTGAATTGGTTGATTTCCGTGTGCATATTGCCCCATATCGGCAACTTGCATTTCCCGGATCTCGTGGATAACCCCGCCGTAATAACTTTCATCAAAAACCGGTGGCATTTCAAATACTTTATCTAATTGATCTACAAATTCTTTTTTACCTCCCATTAAATCAATCAATCCCTGTGGATCATGAAATACTGACCAGGAGTAATGCCAACTGTTACCTTCGGTAAAGGCATCTCCCCATTTAAAAGGATTAAAATCTTCTACAAACTCCCCGTTCTCTTTCTTACCACGCATTAGCTTGGTTTCCGGATCATAAAGTTTTTTGTAATTAAGACTGCGTTTTTTATAAAGTTCAATTTCTTCTTTAGGGCGATTCAATTTTTTTGCCAGTTGATATATAGCAAAATCGTCATACGCATATTCTAAAGTTCTGGCGGCATTTTCATTAATACCAACATCATAAGGAACATAACCCAGATCTTTATAATATTCAGCGCCGGCACGGCCTACGGCAGTCATTGGCCCTTCGTTATTGGCTCCATTTAGAAGTGCTTCATATAACAAATCAATATCATAATCAAACTTCCCATCGGTTTTTAAATAAGCATCTGCAACAACTGAGGCCGAGTTGTTCCCTACCATAATGTTCCTAAGACCCGGGCTCGCCCATTCTGGCAACCAACCGCTTTCTTTGTAAGCATTAGCAAGACCTTTTTGGATATTAGCATTTAGTTCAGGGTACATTAAATTTAAGAATGGAAATAAAGAGCGAAACGTATCCCAAAAACCGGTATCGGTAAACATATAACCAGGTAAAACTTCGCCATTGTATGGGCTGTAATGCATCACTTCTCCTTCGGCATTATATTCATAAAACTTTCTCGGAAAAAGCAAGGAACGGTATAATGCTGAATAGAATGTCGCTACCTCATCTGGAGTTCCACCTTCCACTTTAATTCTGGAAAGTTCCTTATTCCATTCTTTGCGAGCTTTTTCTTTTACAGTTTCAAAATCGTCATTTCCTATTTCTTTCAGGTTTAATTCGGCCTGATCATAACTTATAAACGATGAAGCTACCTTTGCATTAATAACTTCCCCTTTTTCAGTTTTAAAACTGATCACACTCCCAACGTGTTCAGCCTCAACTTCCAGGTCTTCCGAAATTTCTTCACCACTAAATGTATGCGAAGCGGTAAATTCTTTATCGAATTTTATAACGAAATAGTTCTTGAAATTATCTGGTACTCCTCCACTGTTTTTGGTGGTATACCCAATTATTTTATTTTCTTCAGGAATAACCTTTACATAAGACCCCATATCCAATGCATCGATAACTATATGAGAACTATCTGATTCCGGAAAAGTAAATCGGAAACGGGCCGCTCTTGACGTAGGTGTAATCTCGGTAGTTACATCATGATCGGCAAGATATACGCTGTAATAGTGTGGGTTAACTTTTTCAGATTTATGGGAAAACCAACTGGCCCGCTCATCTTCATTAAATCGAATTTTACCGGTTATGGGCATTATTGCAAATTGTCCGTAATCATTCATCCATGGCGAGGGTTGATGCGTTTGTTTAAATCCACGTAGTTTATCGGCAGTATACTGGTAGGCCCAACCGTGACCCATTTTACCGGTTTGTGGTGTCCAAAAATTCATTCCCCAAGGACGCGCAATGGCCGGGTACACATTCCCATTTGACATGCTTGGCTTAGAATCTGTTCCCATTAACGGTTTTACCCAATCTACTGGATTTTCAACCTTTTCTACAAGGTAATCCTGTGCATTGACAAACGTTGCAAAAAAGCAAAACGCAAGGACAAAAAAATTAGTTTTCATATAGTAATATTTTATTTATTTATTGGATTTGGTTTAACTCCCTCGTGACTAATAACTACAGGTTTTATATGCCCATTTTCATCAAAATACATTCTATCAATACAGGTTTCCCTTGAATTTCGATCGGTTTCACCTTTTGGACGACGATGGTAAACCATGTAGTAATCATCTTTACCCGGAGTTTTTATTACCGAATGATGTCCCGCCCCAGTGGCTATATCTGGATCTTGTTGTAGTATAGTTCCTATTCTTTTAAAAGGTCCGGTAGGAGAATCGGATATTGCATAGGCTACACTGTAATCTGGACCGGTCCAGCCACCTTCAGACCACATGAAATAATATTTTCCATCTCGCTTAAACATAAACGGTCCCTCTACGTAACCTTCCGGGGTCACTTCCTTAAAAGTTTCAC contains the following coding sequences:
- a CDS encoding GH92 family glycosyl hydrolase, with product MKTNFFVLAFCFFATFVNAQDYLVEKVENPVDWVKPLMGTDSKPSMSNGNVYPAIARPWGMNFWTPQTGKMGHGWAYQYTADKLRGFKQTHQPSPWMNDYGQFAIMPITGKIRFNEDERASWFSHKSEKVNPHYYSVYLADHDVTTEITPTSRAARFRFTFPESDSSHIVIDALDMGSYVKVIPEENKIIGYTTKNSGGVPDNFKNYFVIKFDKEFTASHTFSGEEISEDLEVEAEHVGSVISFKTEKGEVINAKVASSFISYDQAELNLKEIGNDDFETVKEKARKEWNKELSRIKVEGGTPDEVATFYSALYRSLLFPRKFYEYNAEGEVMHYSPYNGEVLPGYMFTDTGFWDTFRSLFPFLNLMYPELNANIQKGLANAYKESGWLPEWASPGLRNIMVGNNSASVVADAYLKTDGKFDYDIDLLYEALLNGANNEGPMTAVGRAGAEYYKDLGYVPYDVGINENAARTLEYAYDDFAIYQLAKKLNRPKEEIELYKKRSLNYKKLYDPETKLMRGKKENGEFVEDFNPFKWGDAFTEGNSWHYSWSVFHDPQGLIDLMGGKKEFVDQLDKVFEMPPVFDESYYGGVIHEIREMQVADMGQYAHGNQPIQHMIYLYNYAGEPWKAQYWVRETMDRMYQPTPDGYCGDEDNGQTSAWYVFSAMGFYPVAPATDEYVMGAPLFKKVTVELENGNELIINASQNSDSNKYIQKMELNGKNYTKNYLSHKELMKGAVIDIEMGDTPNKNRGTKKSDFPYSLTNEL